A window of Prolixibacter sp. SD074 contains these coding sequences:
- a CDS encoding aminoacyl-histidine dipeptidase, whose translation MSKEITNLEPKALWEHFYQLTQIPRPSKKEARIQEFMMNFGKSLGLETIKDATGNIIIRKPATPGMENRKGVVLQGHLDMVPQKNNDTRHDFENDPIDAYIDGDWVTAKGTTLGADNGIGVAAAMTVLADKTMQHGPIEALFTCDEETGMTGAFGLKGDVLKGDILLNMDSEDEGELYVGCAGGVDANIKFEFDQVVVPSGVKAFDLVVSGLKGGHSGMDIILGLGNANKLLVRFLKHAVTELDVRLAEINAGGLRNAIPREGSVRVVVPEENVDALKKAVAEYEAIYKTELSSREPNLSFVAKEADMPKSLIDEAVQDGLIDSVNACPNGVIRMSDDVPGLVETSTNLASIKSENGTVSIQCLLRSSVDSAKQYLSERIDSVFSLAGATVVFAGGYPGWKPNMASPILKQMQQIYNDKFGKVPEIKAIHAGLECGLLGAVYPNWDMISFGPTIRSPHSPDEKVYIESVKKFWDFLVETLKSVEEK comes from the coding sequence ATGAGTAAAGAGATTACCAATCTGGAGCCCAAAGCACTCTGGGAACATTTTTACCAATTGACTCAAATACCAAGACCATCCAAAAAGGAGGCAAGAATTCAGGAGTTCATGATGAACTTCGGAAAGTCGCTCGGACTGGAAACAATCAAAGATGCAACCGGAAATATTATTATCCGGAAACCGGCTACACCCGGAATGGAAAACCGGAAAGGCGTTGTGCTGCAAGGTCACCTCGACATGGTGCCGCAGAAGAATAACGACACCAGGCACGATTTTGAGAACGATCCGATTGATGCTTACATCGATGGCGATTGGGTAACAGCTAAGGGTACTACGTTAGGAGCTGACAATGGAATTGGTGTGGCAGCAGCTATGACCGTTCTGGCTGATAAAACAATGCAACACGGCCCGATTGAAGCGCTCTTTACCTGCGATGAAGAGACTGGTATGACAGGTGCTTTCGGGTTGAAGGGCGATGTCCTGAAGGGGGATATTCTTTTGAATATGGATTCGGAAGATGAAGGTGAACTGTATGTGGGTTGCGCCGGTGGTGTTGACGCCAATATCAAGTTCGAGTTCGACCAGGTGGTTGTTCCGTCCGGCGTGAAAGCTTTTGATTTAGTTGTTTCCGGACTGAAGGGGGGCCACTCAGGAATGGATATCATTCTGGGTTTGGGAAATGCCAACAAGTTACTGGTTCGTTTCCTGAAACATGCGGTTACCGAACTGGATGTTCGTTTAGCCGAAATCAATGCCGGAGGGCTGCGCAATGCGATTCCCCGCGAAGGTTCGGTCAGGGTAGTTGTCCCTGAAGAAAATGTAGATGCGCTGAAAAAGGCAGTAGCCGAATATGAAGCTATTTATAAAACTGAGCTGAGCAGTCGTGAACCGAACCTGAGCTTTGTCGCAAAAGAGGCAGATATGCCGAAATCGCTGATTGACGAAGCTGTTCAGGACGGTTTGATTGACTCCGTGAACGCCTGCCCGAATGGAGTTATCCGCATGAGTGATGATGTACCCGGTTTGGTGGAGACATCAACGAACCTGGCTTCGATAAAATCGGAAAACGGAACAGTAAGCATTCAGTGCCTGCTGCGTAGTTCGGTTGATTCGGCCAAACAATATCTTTCCGAGCGCATCGACAGTGTGTTCTCGCTGGCAGGAGCAACGGTTGTATTTGCCGGTGGATACCCCGGATGGAAACCTAATATGGCTTCCCCGATTTTGAAGCAAATGCAGCAGATTTACAATGATAAGTTTGGTAAGGTGCCCGAAATTAAGGCGATCCATGCCGGGCTGGAGTGTGGCCTGTTGGGAGCCGTCTATCCTAACTGGGACATGATTTCGTTTGGTCCGACCATCCGTTCTCCTCACTCACCTGACGAAAAAGTATACATCGAATCAGTGAAAAAGTTCTGGGACTTCCTGGTGGAAACCTTGAAAAGTGTGGAAGAAAAATAG
- a CDS encoding bacteriocin: MKELSKNELRKIDGGGIGTVIRQVLKKVPGPVGWGAAAAFYLWDNWDDVSEGWNSYDAQHM; the protein is encoded by the coding sequence ATGAAAGAATTAAGCAAAAATGAGCTTAGGAAAATTGATGGAGGAGGTATTGGAACTGTTATTCGTCAGGTGCTAAAAAAAGTCCCGGGCCCCGTCGGTTGGGGGGCTGCAGCAGCTTTTTATTTGTGGGATAACTGGGACGATGTATCTGAAGGATGGAATTCTTATGATGCACAGCATATGTAA
- a CDS encoding bacteriocin has protein sequence MKELSKKELKKVDGGFRLNLFGIYYIEGVLDGVKGNTRGHWSWEP, from the coding sequence ATGAAAGAATTAAGTAAAAAAGAATTGAAAAAAGTTGATGGCGGTTTTAGACTAAACCTGTTTGGAATTTATTATATAGAGGGGGTCTTGGATGGAGTGAAGGGTAATACTCGTGGGCATTGGTCTTGGGAACCATAA
- a CDS encoding MFS transporter: MTEEIRKSLRESPKARWTAMVVVSLSMFGAYYFNYALSPVKPILESALGWTSSDFGVYTSAYAWFNVYFFMLIFSGIILDRLGIKITGLGATVLMVLGTGVNYWAITAPFPVGAQVTLPLIGSIKTDVFLSSIGFAVFGVGSEATGITVSKAIVKWFKGKEMALAMGLQMSIARLGTALALAISLPLAIHFTYRAPVLFAFILMLVGVIAFITYVVLDIKLDKSEAHIEVEDEEPFRLRDIVMIISNKAFWYIAILCVLFYGAVFPFLFYATDFIINKYHVSPSLAGLIPSLLPFGTIFLTPFFGGLYDKKGKGATIMIIGSIMLIVVHGFLAIPTLDNWIFAAFMIVILGIAFSLVPSAMWPSVPKIIPEKQLGTAYAVIFYIQNIGLMAIPLLLGIVLNSTNPSVSPNKTVIRKAVEMSYTKALQEQNITLDAKALNIAIEKTTSGVVDSIVESVSYVPAPQSEINPEKVENTIVANNLNKLGSPELGVTQEKVLDKMGSTFKKATFEVVTNEKLNIRYNYQYDILMFTLLGVLALLFAFLLKREDRIKGYGLEKPNIES, from the coding sequence ATGACTGAAGAAATTCGTAAATCGTTAAGGGAATCACCAAAAGCGAGATGGACGGCCATGGTAGTCGTTTCTCTTTCCATGTTTGGTGCATATTACTTTAACTATGCTTTGTCGCCTGTGAAGCCAATTTTGGAAAGTGCTTTGGGGTGGACAAGTTCTGATTTTGGTGTGTACACCTCTGCCTATGCCTGGTTCAATGTGTATTTTTTTATGTTGATTTTCAGCGGTATCATTCTCGACCGGTTGGGAATTAAGATTACAGGTTTAGGTGCAACCGTTTTAATGGTGCTGGGTACGGGTGTAAACTATTGGGCCATTACGGCACCTTTCCCTGTCGGCGCTCAGGTTACTCTTCCTTTAATTGGTAGTATCAAAACTGACGTATTTCTTTCATCCATCGGATTTGCCGTTTTTGGTGTAGGTAGCGAGGCGACCGGAATCACGGTTTCTAAAGCGATTGTGAAATGGTTCAAAGGGAAAGAGATGGCGCTGGCGATGGGATTGCAGATGTCAATTGCGCGTTTGGGAACGGCATTAGCTTTGGCCATTTCCCTGCCCTTGGCTATTCATTTTACTTACCGTGCTCCTGTTTTGTTTGCATTCATTCTGATGCTTGTCGGTGTAATCGCTTTTATTACATACGTCGTATTGGATATAAAACTCGATAAATCGGAAGCACACATTGAAGTGGAAGACGAGGAACCTTTCCGTTTGAGAGATATTGTGATGATCATCTCAAACAAAGCTTTCTGGTATATTGCCATTCTTTGTGTACTCTTTTATGGTGCGGTTTTCCCATTTTTGTTCTATGCTACTGACTTTATCATTAACAAATATCATGTATCACCATCGTTGGCCGGTTTAATTCCAAGCCTGCTGCCGTTCGGGACTATTTTCCTGACTCCTTTCTTTGGTGGCCTTTATGATAAAAAGGGGAAAGGGGCAACCATTATGATTATCGGCTCCATTATGCTGATTGTTGTTCACGGATTCCTGGCTATTCCGACCCTCGATAACTGGATATTTGCCGCCTTCATGATCGTTATCCTGGGTATTGCATTCTCTCTGGTACCTTCGGCTATGTGGCCTTCAGTACCGAAAATCATTCCCGAAAAACAGCTGGGTACTGCTTATGCCGTTATCTTCTACATTCAGAATATTGGCCTGATGGCTATTCCGCTTCTGCTCGGAATCGTGTTGAATTCAACCAATCCCAGCGTTTCACCGAATAAAACAGTTATTCGAAAAGCCGTTGAGATGAGTTACACCAAAGCGCTGCAGGAACAAAACATTACACTGGATGCAAAAGCGCTGAATATTGCGATTGAGAAAACAACCAGTGGTGTTGTCGATTCAATTGTTGAGTCAGTTTCCTACGTTCCTGCTCCGCAAAGTGAAATCAATCCGGAGAAAGTCGAAAATACAATTGTTGCCAACAACCTCAATAAACTTGGCAGTCCTGAATTAGGAGTAACCCAGGAGAAAGTACTGGATAAAATGGGCTCCACGTTCAAAAAGGCTACTTTTGAAGTTGTGACCAACGAGAAGCTGAATATCCGGTACAATTATCAATATGATATCCTCATGTTTACCCTGCTGGGGGTTCTGGCCTTGTTATTTGCCTTCTTGCTGAAAAGGGAAGATCGCATAAAAGGTTACGGACTCGAGAAACCAAATATCGAGAGTTAA
- a CDS encoding alanine racemase has protein sequence MEIIRPTLVLDKQKCLSNIELMANKAKANKLRFRPHFKTHVSAKVGSWFRDYGVTAITVSSVQMAEYFAENGWDDITIAFPVNPLEMGNINALAAKIKLNLVVETHEILKILNSKLTSPVEFYVKIDTGHGRTGIEADRERQIESLLEYALIYKENMKFKGFLSHSGHTYHTKARHTIYNIHFDELMKLNRLKTKFSPIFPDLEISIGDTPSCSISDDFRGVDEIRPGNFVFYDLMQQQLSACKYDQIAIRMVCPVVSKNQSRNEVVIHGGSVHFSKDYIMNIDGKKLYGRIVRRDGNKRILLNEMNYLHNLSQEHGILKVSPQEFNKFKIGDLVEIFPVHACLTAHAMGWYLTDEGEIIDTMPRY, from the coding sequence ATGGAAATCATTCGCCCGACATTAGTACTTGATAAGCAGAAATGTCTGTCGAACATTGAGCTCATGGCCAACAAGGCCAAAGCTAATAAACTCCGTTTCAGGCCACATTTTAAAACCCATGTGTCAGCCAAGGTGGGCTCTTGGTTTCGCGATTATGGAGTCACTGCCATTACGGTATCGTCCGTGCAAATGGCCGAATATTTTGCCGAAAATGGATGGGATGACATTACCATTGCCTTTCCGGTCAATCCGCTTGAGATGGGGAACATCAACGCTTTGGCAGCGAAGATTAAACTGAATCTTGTTGTTGAAACACACGAGATCCTAAAAATTTTGAATAGCAAGCTAACATCGCCTGTCGAGTTTTATGTGAAAATTGATACGGGTCACGGGCGGACCGGAATTGAAGCTGACCGGGAACGACAAATCGAAAGTTTGCTGGAATATGCGTTGATTTATAAGGAGAATATGAAATTCAAAGGATTTCTCTCCCACTCAGGTCATACGTACCACACGAAAGCCCGTCATACCATTTACAATATCCACTTCGATGAGCTGATGAAACTAAACCGGCTGAAGACAAAATTTTCCCCGATATTCCCCGACCTGGAAATCTCGATAGGCGATACCCCTTCCTGCAGCATCAGCGATGATTTCCGGGGAGTTGACGAAATCCGGCCCGGTAACTTTGTATTCTACGATTTAATGCAACAGCAGCTTAGCGCCTGCAAATATGATCAGATTGCCATTCGGATGGTTTGCCCGGTTGTTTCCAAGAATCAATCAAGAAATGAAGTAGTCATCCATGGCGGTTCCGTGCATTTCTCGAAAGATTATATCATGAACATTGATGGGAAAAAGTTGTACGGACGCATCGTCAGAAGGGACGGAAATAAACGTATTCTTCTAAACGAAATGAATTACCTGCACAACCTCTCGCAGGAACATGGCATATTAAAGGTTTCGCCACAAGAGTTTAATAAATTTAAAATTGGCGATTTGGTCGAAATTTTCCCGGTTCACGCCTGCCTGACAGCGCATGCAATGGGATGGTATCTCACTGACGAAGGAGAAATCATTGACACCATGCCCCGATACTGA
- a CDS encoding DUF4831 family protein has product MKSIYLTLLGLLFVAGQVMASPKDEKPVPFTGGVVYSLPETGIRVTVEAEQVKFVHGPYYQYAEKYLGIPNAPSADRESWKITNVRLSTYGEPDPTEIHTASGPFASALSLTEDGVLIGINSDVKSGKDSVASSVYTPDVEVPAEPWPDRSMHSFLNKVDTIRPEMFTSKTLQQKALETAHDITKIRKREFKSLAFGYDKALPDGEAYNTMVAQLDKLEKEYVGLFIGKSYKAKHTYVFNVVPDAKNGKSAIVFRFSTSKGVVPTTDLSGKPVMLEIDRNIGLEKSNGQIAGQQTATPGTSNSGLFYRIPGNAGVRLLDGTHILLESHLTLGQFGKVVPIPEGLLNGSYAIRLHPATGAIQRIKKIMEKNKEEQ; this is encoded by the coding sequence ATGAAAAGCATATATCTTACGTTATTGGGTTTGCTGTTTGTTGCCGGACAGGTAATGGCATCACCCAAAGATGAAAAACCAGTTCCTTTTACAGGGGGCGTTGTATATTCGTTACCGGAAACGGGGATACGGGTAACCGTTGAAGCGGAGCAAGTGAAATTTGTTCATGGCCCGTATTACCAGTATGCAGAGAAGTACCTGGGTATTCCGAATGCACCTTCAGCTGACAGGGAAAGCTGGAAAATTACGAATGTGCGTTTGAGTACTTACGGAGAACCTGACCCCACAGAAATCCATACTGCATCGGGCCCATTTGCTTCGGCTTTAAGCCTGACGGAAGATGGTGTTTTGATTGGCATTAATAGCGATGTGAAATCCGGAAAGGATTCTGTCGCTAGTTCGGTTTACACACCTGATGTTGAGGTGCCGGCGGAGCCCTGGCCCGATCGTTCAATGCACTCATTTTTGAACAAAGTGGATACGATTCGACCAGAAATGTTCACATCCAAAACATTGCAGCAAAAAGCGCTGGAAACCGCTCATGATATTACCAAAATCCGGAAACGGGAATTCAAATCACTCGCTTTTGGATACGACAAAGCTTTACCTGATGGTGAGGCCTACAATACGATGGTGGCTCAACTGGACAAGTTGGAAAAAGAATATGTCGGGCTCTTTATCGGAAAGTCGTATAAAGCAAAACACACCTATGTTTTCAACGTCGTACCCGATGCAAAGAATGGTAAAAGTGCCATTGTTTTTAGGTTTTCAACATCCAAAGGGGTGGTTCCTACCACCGACCTCTCGGGAAAACCGGTGATGTTGGAAATTGATCGAAATATCGGTTTAGAAAAAAGTAACGGTCAGATAGCGGGGCAGCAAACGGCTACACCCGGAACAAGTAACAGTGGTTTGTTCTACCGGATTCCGGGAAATGCCGGCGTACGTCTTTTGGATGGAACCCATATTTTGCTGGAATCACATCTGACGCTTGGGCAGTTTGGCAAAGTAGTCCCGATTCCTGAAGGACTGCTCAACGGAAGTTATGCCATCCGACTGCACCCGGCTACCGGGGCAATTCAGAGAATAAAAAAAATAATGGAAAAGAATAAAGAGGAACAGTAA
- a CDS encoding peptide MFS transporter: protein MLKGHPKGLYVAFFANMGERFGYYTMLAIFTLYLQAKFGFSTTTAGHYYGGFLFGIYFLPLIGGIMADKVWGYGKTITIGTVVMFLGYLLLAIPGQGLILMVSALAVISLGTGFFKGNLQALVGNMYDDPKYSANRDNAFNIFYMGINIGAFFAPSAATGISNLILKKSGLFYNTQIPNMAHLYLDGKLKDTAELLKLAHQQLGDKFTDLTQFSHLYLDTLSKSYNAGFALAAISMVVSLLIFIGFRKYYKTADVTEKQKSMDVNMKDKMVHMTPEATRKRLVALLLVFFVVMFFWMAFHQNGFTMTVFARDYTQSLVSRFTYMFFDLSAFLPLLFAIIGLIMTFSRKLASKFRLIGFGVFVVGSIITGMVYNSYDDTMKISPQLFQHFNPIFIVFLTPLIVGFFTMLRKMGKEPSSPKKIGIGMILTALGFTLLILASRNLMSPGALHGNVSDSLVSPYWLISTYFTLTIAELFLSPIGISFVSKVAPPKYKGLAQGGWLGATAIGNLMAGLIGKFWDTLELWQFFLILVVMCLVSAAFIFMILKRLERASEA from the coding sequence ATGCTTAAAGGACATCCGAAAGGACTATATGTAGCGTTTTTTGCCAACATGGGGGAACGCTTCGGGTATTATACCATGCTCGCCATTTTCACCCTCTACCTCCAGGCAAAATTCGGCTTCTCAACAACTACAGCAGGGCACTACTACGGTGGTTTCCTGTTTGGAATTTATTTCCTCCCCCTCATTGGTGGTATTATGGCCGACAAGGTGTGGGGCTACGGGAAAACCATTACCATTGGAACCGTGGTTATGTTCCTCGGCTATTTGTTGCTCGCCATTCCCGGACAAGGGCTAATACTGATGGTCAGTGCCCTTGCTGTTATTTCTTTAGGAACAGGATTCTTTAAAGGAAACCTGCAGGCCCTGGTCGGAAATATGTACGACGACCCGAAATACAGTGCCAACCGCGATAACGCCTTCAACATTTTTTACATGGGAATCAATATTGGTGCGTTCTTTGCTCCCTCTGCAGCCACCGGTATCAGCAACCTGATTCTGAAGAAAAGTGGTTTGTTTTATAACACCCAGATTCCAAACATGGCCCATCTGTATCTCGATGGTAAATTAAAAGATACCGCTGAATTACTGAAGCTGGCACACCAGCAACTGGGTGATAAATTCACCGATTTAACCCAGTTCAGCCATTTATATCTCGATACGCTTTCCAAATCATACAATGCAGGATTTGCATTGGCCGCCATTAGTATGGTCGTCTCATTGCTTATTTTCATCGGATTCCGTAAATACTACAAAACGGCGGATGTGACAGAGAAGCAAAAATCGATGGATGTGAACATGAAGGACAAAATGGTTCACATGACGCCCGAGGCAACCCGCAAACGTCTGGTTGCACTGTTGCTGGTATTCTTTGTAGTCATGTTCTTCTGGATGGCTTTCCATCAGAACGGATTTACCATGACTGTATTTGCCCGTGACTACACGCAAAGCCTGGTTAGCCGATTCACTTACATGTTCTTCGACTTAAGTGCGTTCCTGCCGTTGCTGTTTGCTATCATCGGATTGATTATGACGTTTAGCCGGAAACTGGCATCCAAATTCCGTTTGATCGGTTTCGGAGTCTTCGTTGTAGGTTCAATTATTACCGGAATGGTTTACAACAGTTACGATGACACCATGAAGATCTCGCCGCAGTTGTTCCAGCACTTCAACCCGATTTTCATCGTCTTCCTGACACCGTTGATTGTGGGATTCTTTACCATGCTGCGTAAAATGGGCAAAGAACCTTCGTCACCGAAGAAGATTGGTATAGGGATGATCCTGACAGCGCTTGGTTTCACCTTGCTTATTCTGGCATCGCGCAACCTGATGTCGCCCGGAGCGTTGCACGGAAACGTTTCTGATTCACTGGTATCGCCGTACTGGTTAATCAGCACCTACTTCACGCTCACCATTGCCGAGTTGTTCCTGAGCCCTATCGGTATTTCGTTTGTATCGAAAGTGGCGCCACCCAAATACAAAGGTTTGGCACAAGGAGGCTGGCTGGGAGCGACTGCCATTGGTAACCTGATGGCCGGATTGATTGGTAAATTCTGGGATACCCTGGAATTGTGGCAATTCTTCCTCATCCTGGTGGTGATGTGTTTGGTTTCAGCTGCCTTTATTTTCATGATTCTGAAAAGGCTGGAAAGAGCATCGGAAGCTTAA
- a CDS encoding nicotinate phosphoribosyltransferase produces the protein MQTLNDQLGLYTDFYELTMAQGYFLSGKKDEQVTFDYFFRTNPYDGGYLVFAGLGEVLRLLEYFNYSDSDIEYLEKTGLHPDFIKYLRHFRFRGKIISMREGEIVFPGEPILRIEGNIIEAQLIETMLLNLLNFQSLVATKAFRIKLVSKAKTFIDFGLRRAHGLGGIHASRAAVIGGASATSNVLAAKIFDIPVSGTLAHSWIQSFDDELEAFRTFAEIHPDNTILLVDTYDTLKSGVPNAIKIAKEMEPKGQKMIGIRLDSGDLAYFSKRARKQLDAAGLDYVKIFASNQLNEHVVKSLDEQEAPIDAFGIGTEMVTGKPEAALDGVYKLAECNGTPRMKISENIEKVTLPGKKEVYRYYDEEGFFYRDGILLANENPDEAEYIYHPHHPEKYTRVSHLKKEKLLHLVYEDGQSTEKQPSLTEIHNYLMSRSALLPSEHKRFIKAHIYKVGISKNLYNLRCELMKKVNSKLCQTEIKPN, from the coding sequence ATGCAAACTTTGAACGACCAATTGGGATTATATACAGACTTTTACGAACTCACCATGGCCCAGGGATATTTTCTATCCGGGAAAAAAGACGAGCAAGTTACATTTGATTATTTCTTCCGGACCAACCCTTACGATGGAGGTTATCTGGTGTTTGCCGGCTTGGGTGAAGTTTTACGATTGTTGGAATATTTCAATTATTCCGATTCAGATATTGAATACCTGGAAAAAACAGGACTTCATCCTGATTTTATCAAGTATTTACGTCACTTCCGCTTTCGCGGAAAAATCATATCCATGCGGGAAGGCGAGATTGTTTTCCCGGGAGAACCAATTCTTCGCATTGAAGGCAATATCATTGAGGCGCAGCTGATTGAGACCATGCTGTTGAATTTGCTCAATTTCCAATCATTGGTGGCCACCAAAGCTTTCCGGATAAAACTGGTAAGCAAAGCCAAAACCTTTATCGATTTTGGCTTACGTCGTGCACATGGTTTGGGTGGAATTCATGCATCGAGGGCGGCTGTTATTGGGGGCGCATCTGCCACCTCAAATGTGCTGGCTGCAAAAATATTTGACATTCCCGTTTCCGGAACGCTTGCGCATAGCTGGATTCAGAGTTTCGACGATGAACTGGAAGCATTCCGGACATTTGCCGAAATCCACCCCGACAACACGATCCTGCTGGTTGATACATATGATACCCTGAAAAGCGGCGTTCCCAATGCCATAAAGATTGCAAAGGAAATGGAACCGAAGGGTCAAAAAATGATTGGCATTCGGCTCGACAGTGGCGACCTGGCGTACTTCAGCAAACGGGCCCGTAAACAGTTGGATGCAGCCGGTTTGGATTATGTAAAAATATTTGCCTCCAACCAGCTCAACGAACATGTGGTGAAAAGTCTTGACGAACAGGAAGCTCCTATCGACGCATTCGGCATTGGTACCGAAATGGTTACCGGCAAGCCCGAAGCAGCTCTCGACGGGGTATACAAACTGGCCGAATGTAATGGGACTCCCCGAATGAAAATTTCGGAGAATATTGAAAAAGTTACCCTTCCGGGAAAGAAAGAGGTCTATCGCTATTACGATGAAGAAGGCTTTTTCTACCGGGATGGAATTCTTCTGGCAAATGAAAATCCTGATGAAGCTGAATACATTTATCATCCGCATCATCCCGAAAAATATACCAGGGTGTCCCATCTGAAAAAGGAAAAGCTGTTGCATTTGGTTTACGAAGATGGCCAGTCAACCGAAAAACAACCATCGCTTACCGAAATACACAACTACCTGATGTCGCGTTCAGCCTTATTACCTTCCGAACATAAACGTTTTATCAAAGCTCACATCTATAAAGTTGGAATTTCGAAAAACTTATATAATTTACGATGTGAGTTAATGAAGAAAGTGAATAGCAAACTCTGTCAGACCGAAATAAAACCGAATTAA
- a CDS encoding NAD(P)H-hydrate dehydratase, with protein sequence MKLFATSQIAGIDKYTIEHEPISDIDLMERAASTLVDWILHHAHPDQHMVFFVGPGNNGGDALAAARMLAWALPGIDVYVMDLGKRMSESANTNLERLQQQDRTQIVYLDADTPIPEIKATDWVIDGLFGSGLSRPLNGLPSKIVKHINASGAMVVAIDIPSGLMGEDNRENDRDSIIRADVTLTFQFPKISFLLPENALFTGSWLVQDIGLHPDAIEKTKTPFFYTDHQVARKLLKDRRTFAHKGNFGHALLIAGSYGKMGAAVLASRGCLRSGVGLLTAHVPRLGYSILQNSIPEAMASIDQSDLMFTQHPDLAPFDVIGIGPGLDTKCNTGRGFQRMLEEGPKKPMVIDADGLNLLAKNPESLKMLPPETILTPHPGEFARLTHPVKCGYERLQLAMDYARENGVVLVLKGAHTAITCPDGTCWFNSTGNPGMATAGSGDVLTGILLGLLAQGYAAKDAAILGVYLHGMAADLAVKESSQEALLAGDITQHLGLAFATLKDS encoded by the coding sequence ATGAAACTTTTTGCGACCAGCCAGATTGCCGGCATTGATAAGTATACGATTGAGCATGAACCCATTTCTGATATCGATTTGATGGAACGGGCTGCATCCACGTTGGTTGATTGGATTTTGCACCATGCCCATCCTGACCAACATATGGTATTTTTTGTGGGGCCAGGTAATAATGGCGGCGATGCCCTGGCTGCCGCCCGGATGCTGGCATGGGCCCTTCCCGGTATCGATGTGTATGTGATGGATTTGGGAAAAAGAATGTCCGAATCGGCCAACACCAACCTCGAGCGTTTACAGCAGCAGGACCGCACACAAATCGTGTATCTGGACGCTGATACACCGATTCCGGAAATCAAAGCAACCGACTGGGTGATTGACGGATTGTTTGGTTCGGGCCTGTCACGCCCGCTGAACGGATTGCCATCGAAAATTGTCAAACACATCAATGCTTCCGGCGCCATGGTGGTTGCCATCGATATCCCGTCGGGCCTGATGGGCGAAGACAATCGTGAAAACGATCGGGATTCGATTATTCGGGCTGATGTGACGCTTACTTTCCAGTTTCCAAAAATAAGTTTTCTCCTACCGGAAAATGCTCTGTTTACCGGGAGCTGGCTTGTGCAGGATATTGGTTTGCACCCCGATGCAATTGAGAAAACAAAGACCCCCTTTTTCTATACAGACCATCAGGTAGCCCGAAAACTTTTAAAGGACCGGAGAACTTTTGCCCATAAAGGAAATTTTGGACACGCATTGTTGATTGCCGGCAGTTACGGGAAGATGGGAGCAGCTGTCCTGGCATCGCGGGGATGCCTTCGTTCGGGAGTCGGTTTACTCACGGCCCATGTTCCACGCTTGGGATATAGCATCTTGCAAAATAGCATACCGGAGGCCATGGCCAGCATCGACCAGTCGGATTTGATGTTCACCCAGCATCCCGATTTGGCCCCTTTCGATGTGATTGGCATTGGGCCCGGTTTGGATACGAAGTGCAATACCGGGCGTGGTTTTCAGCGTATGCTGGAAGAAGGGCCGAAGAAGCCCATGGTGATCGATGCGGATGGATTGAATTTGTTGGCGAAAAATCCGGAGTCGTTGAAGATGCTTCCCCCGGAAACGATTCTCACACCGCACCCCGGCGAATTTGCCCGTCTTACCCATCCGGTGAAATGTGGGTACGAGCGTCTACAGCTGGCCATGGACTATGCCCGGGAGAACGGCGTCGTATTGGTATTGAAAGGGGCACATACAGCCATTACTTGCCCCGACGGAACCTGTTGGTTCAACAGTACCGGTAATCCGGGAATGGCTACAGCCGGCAGCGGCGACGTCCTGACGGGAATTCTGCTCGGGTTGCTGGCGCAGGGATATGCAGCCAAAGATGCAGCCATTCTGGGCGTTTATCTTCATGGGATGGCGGCTGATTTAGCTGTGAAAGAGAGTTCTCAGGAAGCATTACTGGCAGGAGATATCACTCAACACCTGGGATTGGCATTTGCCACACTTAAAGATTCTTAA